The proteins below come from a single Takifugu flavidus isolate HTHZ2018 chromosome 6, ASM371156v2, whole genome shotgun sequence genomic window:
- the LOC130527008 gene encoding protein PERCC1 codes for MATGIIRNFLIPAPPPSAYLPLVFQQCPYSQDKEKMQEDNSEVREGEEYEEEEEEEEDCDIVEEEEEECAKEAFLTSGPQALDVTKRLLRFADLINRDVQHYFGRSSGEEACDIYSDPISVTTSGRLRYYDDLLRIARESPEEPENSAQCREAQGGSGLGPLAELFQLGGTGQGHNRPMIKRHLPLSFWSEPSPRCPAGDSSRPDAMDTRDDASSQHATSCLENSQPDFSDLLAFWEPNPEITHTLTDNTHMQH; via the coding sequence ATGGCGACGGGCATCATCCGAAACTTTCTGATCCCGGCGCCGCCGCCTTCAGCCTACCTCCCTCTGGTTTTCCAACAGTGTCCTTACAGCCAGGAcaaggagaagatgcaggaggacaaCTCAGAGGTGAGGGAAGGTGAAGagtatgaagaggaggaggaggaggaggaagactgcgacatcgtggaggaggaagaggaggagtgcgCCAAAGAGGCCTTCCTCACTTCTGGCCCCCAGGCGTTGGACGTGACCAAGCGGCTGCTGAGGTTTGCGGATCTCATCAATCGCGACGTGCAGCACTACTTCGGCCGCTCCTCCGGCGAGGAGGCCTGCGACATCTACAGCGACCCCATCTCCGTCACAACCAGCGGGCGCCTCCGTTACTATGACGACCTGCTAAGAATTGCAAGAGAAAGTCCAGAGGAGCCGGAAAACTCCGCACAatgcagggaggctcagggaggCAGCGGTTTGGGACCCCTGGCAGAACTGTTCCAGCTCGGGGGCACCGGTCAGGGCCACAACAGACCCATGATCAAACGACACCTCCCCCTCAGTTTCTGGTCCGAGCCCTCGCCGCGCTGCCCCGCGGGCGACTCCAGCCGCCCTGACGCCATGGACACGCGCGACGACGCGTCGTCCCAACACGCCACGAGCTGCCTGGAGAACAGCCAGCCGGACTTCAGCGACCTGCTGGCGTTCTGGGAACCGAACCCAGAgatcacacacacgctgacggacaacacacacatgcaacactgA